From one Paramormyrops kingsleyae isolate MSU_618 chromosome 1, PKINGS_0.4, whole genome shotgun sequence genomic stretch:
- the c1h18orf63 gene encoding uncharacterized protein C18orf63 homolog isoform X1, with protein sequence MQAREKQLGYQKPTRMNQRSEPLLFFLRLPDLRRLCCTTMSLDMQSNHGDMRNLQLKTCRAILFQYPDVIASPVMESFDIIVIMSIEFFKTGVIQAHAQACIMQMSTPHRVLPSLLQACLSYTVTARLAPDWNKAGQFLIRGKNFLSSSGKLNAIVMELSTREDQLCVSVGCSTVRLPPATLEEFDIAPNVLRNFSSCRSAVIQTSSIANNWCYILPSMKKGQIVSISHQMAPECPFQTYSDIQKHWSTLYGYELPQEEEEGLVYCSVYFKMVGEKLFTYPLSCIRTQPVQILPRVDLQEALNFLPDLRGKLQSICGFPVQMTTKPLCYTTSLISPGSQNFCTRPLNLAAKTICRPIPAHAHGSDPPGASSEGGPLKPSPQAPIALMGECSLTGREGKGVRGNRFSIGAADLNAANCRALLSSSTVTPVTSQPSQNLQRLQNRAKMVPVFRKGQAAGSQSGNEEGRRGERHASPGNLIASGASSLSSLGHAGVRAGGACGGPSGDWFECKPKKPKSSIQDIDVENYARNNQLSKVNATTLQAWLKSRGIRVRSREKKEVLIAKVSCCLSES encoded by the exons ATGCAAGCGCGCGAGAAACAGCTAGGCTACCAAAAGCCGACCAG GATGAACCAACGGAGCGAGCCCCTCCTGTTCTTCCTCAGGCTCCCAGACTTGAGGAGGCTGTGCTGTACCACCATGTCTCTGGACATGCAGTCCAACCACGGAGATATGAGAAACCTGCAGCTAAAGACCTGCAG AGCGATATTATTCCAGTACCCAGATGTCATTGCCTCTCCTGTGATGGAGTCTTTTGACATTATTGTTATAATGTCT ATTGAATTTTTCAAGACTGGAGTAATCCAAGCTCACGCACAGGCATGTATCATGCAG ATGAGCACTCCGCACCGGGTCCTTCCAAGCTTACTGCAAGCCTGTTTGTCGTACACTGTGACTGCCAGACTGGCTCCGGACTGGAACAAGGCAGGACAGTTTCTCATTAGAG gGAAAAATTTTCTTTCCTCCTCTGGCAAGCTCAATGCCATTG TGATGGAGCTCAGTACCAGGGAAGATCAGCTGTGTGTCAGTGTAGGATGCAGTACCGTAAGACTTCCACCGGCCACC CTGGAGGAGTTTGACATCGCACCAAATGTTCTGAGGAACTTCAGCAGTTGCAGGTCTGCTGTGATCCAGACCTCCTCCATAGCTAATAATTGGTGCTACATACTGCCCAG taTGAAGAAGGGTCAAATTGTCAGCATCAGCCACCAGATGGCCCCTGAGTGCCCTTTCCAGACTTACTCTGACATTCAGAAGCACTGGAGTACTTTG TACGGATACGAACTCccccaggaggaggaggagggccTGGTCTATTGCAGTGTATATTTCAAAATGGTGGGAGAGAAGCTCTTTAC ATACCCTTTGAGCTGCATCAGGACTCAGCCTGTCCAAATCCTTCCCAGGGTTGACCTACAGGAGGCACTGAACTTCTTGCCAGACCTTCGAGGGAAACTCCAAAGCATCTGTGGTTTTCCTGTCCAGATGACCACCAAACCACTGTGCTACACCACCAGCTTGATTTCACCTGGTTCACAG AATTTTTGCACTAGGCCCCTCAATCTGGCTGCCAAGACCATCTGCAGACCAATCCCCGCACACGCTCATGGCAGTGACCCCCCGGGGGCCTCGTCTGAGGGAGGTCCATTAAAACCTTCTCCCCAAGCTCCCATTGCGCTGATGGGCGAGTGCAGCCTGACCGGCAGAGAAGGAAAGGGGGTTCGGGGAAACAGATTTTCCATCGGAGCTGCTGACTTAAATGCAGCGAACTGCCGAGCCCTCCTCTCTAGCTCCACAGTCACCCCTGTGACCTCACAGCCCTCGCAGAACCTTCAGAGGCTTCAGAACAGGGCTAAGATGGTACCCGTCTTCAGAAAGGGGCAGGCTGCCGGGTCTCAATCGGGCAACGAggaggggaggagaggagagagacatGCATCCCCAGGGAACCTGATTGCGTCTGGGGCCTCATCGCTGTCGTCGCTGGGGCACGCCGGGGTCAGGGCAGGAGGTGCCTGTGGGGGGCCTTCT GGGGACTGGTTTGAATGTAAACCCAAGAAACCAAAGTCCAGCATTCAGGATATTGATGTGGAAAATTACGCGAGAAACAATCAG CTATCGAAGGTCAACGCAACGACCCTGCAAGCCTGGCTGAAGAGCAGAGGGATAAGGGTGAGGTCAAGGGAGAAGAAGGAGGTGCTGATCGCCAAGGTTTCTTGCTGCCTGAGTGAATCGTAA
- the c1h18orf63 gene encoding uncharacterized protein C18orf63 homolog isoform X2: MNQRSEPLLFFLRLPDLRRLCCTTMSLDMQSNHGDMRNLQLKTCRAILFQYPDVIASPVMESFDIIVIMSIEFFKTGVIQAHAQACIMQMSTPHRVLPSLLQACLSYTVTARLAPDWNKAGQFLIRGKNFLSSSGKLNAIVMELSTREDQLCVSVGCSTVRLPPATLEEFDIAPNVLRNFSSCRSAVIQTSSIANNWCYILPSMKKGQIVSISHQMAPECPFQTYSDIQKHWSTLYGYELPQEEEEGLVYCSVYFKMVGEKLFTYPLSCIRTQPVQILPRVDLQEALNFLPDLRGKLQSICGFPVQMTTKPLCYTTSLISPGSQNFCTRPLNLAAKTICRPIPAHAHGSDPPGASSEGGPLKPSPQAPIALMGECSLTGREGKGVRGNRFSIGAADLNAANCRALLSSSTVTPVTSQPSQNLQRLQNRAKMVPVFRKGQAAGSQSGNEEGRRGERHASPGNLIASGASSLSSLGHAGVRAGGACGGPSGDWFECKPKKPKSSIQDIDVENYARNNQLSKVNATTLQAWLKSRGIRVRSREKKEVLIAKVSCCLSES, translated from the exons ATGAACCAACGGAGCGAGCCCCTCCTGTTCTTCCTCAGGCTCCCAGACTTGAGGAGGCTGTGCTGTACCACCATGTCTCTGGACATGCAGTCCAACCACGGAGATATGAGAAACCTGCAGCTAAAGACCTGCAG AGCGATATTATTCCAGTACCCAGATGTCATTGCCTCTCCTGTGATGGAGTCTTTTGACATTATTGTTATAATGTCT ATTGAATTTTTCAAGACTGGAGTAATCCAAGCTCACGCACAGGCATGTATCATGCAG ATGAGCACTCCGCACCGGGTCCTTCCAAGCTTACTGCAAGCCTGTTTGTCGTACACTGTGACTGCCAGACTGGCTCCGGACTGGAACAAGGCAGGACAGTTTCTCATTAGAG gGAAAAATTTTCTTTCCTCCTCTGGCAAGCTCAATGCCATTG TGATGGAGCTCAGTACCAGGGAAGATCAGCTGTGTGTCAGTGTAGGATGCAGTACCGTAAGACTTCCACCGGCCACC CTGGAGGAGTTTGACATCGCACCAAATGTTCTGAGGAACTTCAGCAGTTGCAGGTCTGCTGTGATCCAGACCTCCTCCATAGCTAATAATTGGTGCTACATACTGCCCAG taTGAAGAAGGGTCAAATTGTCAGCATCAGCCACCAGATGGCCCCTGAGTGCCCTTTCCAGACTTACTCTGACATTCAGAAGCACTGGAGTACTTTG TACGGATACGAACTCccccaggaggaggaggagggccTGGTCTATTGCAGTGTATATTTCAAAATGGTGGGAGAGAAGCTCTTTAC ATACCCTTTGAGCTGCATCAGGACTCAGCCTGTCCAAATCCTTCCCAGGGTTGACCTACAGGAGGCACTGAACTTCTTGCCAGACCTTCGAGGGAAACTCCAAAGCATCTGTGGTTTTCCTGTCCAGATGACCACCAAACCACTGTGCTACACCACCAGCTTGATTTCACCTGGTTCACAG AATTTTTGCACTAGGCCCCTCAATCTGGCTGCCAAGACCATCTGCAGACCAATCCCCGCACACGCTCATGGCAGTGACCCCCCGGGGGCCTCGTCTGAGGGAGGTCCATTAAAACCTTCTCCCCAAGCTCCCATTGCGCTGATGGGCGAGTGCAGCCTGACCGGCAGAGAAGGAAAGGGGGTTCGGGGAAACAGATTTTCCATCGGAGCTGCTGACTTAAATGCAGCGAACTGCCGAGCCCTCCTCTCTAGCTCCACAGTCACCCCTGTGACCTCACAGCCCTCGCAGAACCTTCAGAGGCTTCAGAACAGGGCTAAGATGGTACCCGTCTTCAGAAAGGGGCAGGCTGCCGGGTCTCAATCGGGCAACGAggaggggaggagaggagagagacatGCATCCCCAGGGAACCTGATTGCGTCTGGGGCCTCATCGCTGTCGTCGCTGGGGCACGCCGGGGTCAGGGCAGGAGGTGCCTGTGGGGGGCCTTCT GGGGACTGGTTTGAATGTAAACCCAAGAAACCAAAGTCCAGCATTCAGGATATTGATGTGGAAAATTACGCGAGAAACAATCAG CTATCGAAGGTCAACGCAACGACCCTGCAAGCCTGGCTGAAGAGCAGAGGGATAAGGGTGAGGTCAAGGGAGAAGAAGGAGGTGCTGATCGCCAAGGTTTCTTGCTGCCTGAGTGAATCGTAA
- the c1h18orf63 gene encoding uncharacterized protein C18orf63 homolog isoform X3, with protein MESFDIIVIMSIEFFKTGVIQAHAQACIMQMSTPHRVLPSLLQACLSYTVTARLAPDWNKAGQFLIRGKNFLSSSGKLNAIVMELSTREDQLCVSVGCSTVRLPPATLEEFDIAPNVLRNFSSCRSAVIQTSSIANNWCYILPSMKKGQIVSISHQMAPECPFQTYSDIQKHWSTLYGYELPQEEEEGLVYCSVYFKMVGEKLFTYPLSCIRTQPVQILPRVDLQEALNFLPDLRGKLQSICGFPVQMTTKPLCYTTSLISPGSQNFCTRPLNLAAKTICRPIPAHAHGSDPPGASSEGGPLKPSPQAPIALMGECSLTGREGKGVRGNRFSIGAADLNAANCRALLSSSTVTPVTSQPSQNLQRLQNRAKMVPVFRKGQAAGSQSGNEEGRRGERHASPGNLIASGASSLSSLGHAGVRAGGACGGPSGDWFECKPKKPKSSIQDIDVENYARNNQLSKVNATTLQAWLKSRGIRVRSREKKEVLIAKVSCCLSES; from the exons ATGGAGTCTTTTGACATTATTGTTATAATGTCT ATTGAATTTTTCAAGACTGGAGTAATCCAAGCTCACGCACAGGCATGTATCATGCAG ATGAGCACTCCGCACCGGGTCCTTCCAAGCTTACTGCAAGCCTGTTTGTCGTACACTGTGACTGCCAGACTGGCTCCGGACTGGAACAAGGCAGGACAGTTTCTCATTAGAG gGAAAAATTTTCTTTCCTCCTCTGGCAAGCTCAATGCCATTG TGATGGAGCTCAGTACCAGGGAAGATCAGCTGTGTGTCAGTGTAGGATGCAGTACCGTAAGACTTCCACCGGCCACC CTGGAGGAGTTTGACATCGCACCAAATGTTCTGAGGAACTTCAGCAGTTGCAGGTCTGCTGTGATCCAGACCTCCTCCATAGCTAATAATTGGTGCTACATACTGCCCAG taTGAAGAAGGGTCAAATTGTCAGCATCAGCCACCAGATGGCCCCTGAGTGCCCTTTCCAGACTTACTCTGACATTCAGAAGCACTGGAGTACTTTG TACGGATACGAACTCccccaggaggaggaggagggccTGGTCTATTGCAGTGTATATTTCAAAATGGTGGGAGAGAAGCTCTTTAC ATACCCTTTGAGCTGCATCAGGACTCAGCCTGTCCAAATCCTTCCCAGGGTTGACCTACAGGAGGCACTGAACTTCTTGCCAGACCTTCGAGGGAAACTCCAAAGCATCTGTGGTTTTCCTGTCCAGATGACCACCAAACCACTGTGCTACACCACCAGCTTGATTTCACCTGGTTCACAG AATTTTTGCACTAGGCCCCTCAATCTGGCTGCCAAGACCATCTGCAGACCAATCCCCGCACACGCTCATGGCAGTGACCCCCCGGGGGCCTCGTCTGAGGGAGGTCCATTAAAACCTTCTCCCCAAGCTCCCATTGCGCTGATGGGCGAGTGCAGCCTGACCGGCAGAGAAGGAAAGGGGGTTCGGGGAAACAGATTTTCCATCGGAGCTGCTGACTTAAATGCAGCGAACTGCCGAGCCCTCCTCTCTAGCTCCACAGTCACCCCTGTGACCTCACAGCCCTCGCAGAACCTTCAGAGGCTTCAGAACAGGGCTAAGATGGTACCCGTCTTCAGAAAGGGGCAGGCTGCCGGGTCTCAATCGGGCAACGAggaggggaggagaggagagagacatGCATCCCCAGGGAACCTGATTGCGTCTGGGGCCTCATCGCTGTCGTCGCTGGGGCACGCCGGGGTCAGGGCAGGAGGTGCCTGTGGGGGGCCTTCT GGGGACTGGTTTGAATGTAAACCCAAGAAACCAAAGTCCAGCATTCAGGATATTGATGTGGAAAATTACGCGAGAAACAATCAG CTATCGAAGGTCAACGCAACGACCCTGCAAGCCTGGCTGAAGAGCAGAGGGATAAGGGTGAGGTCAAGGGAGAAGAAGGAGGTGCTGATCGCCAAGGTTTCTTGCTGCCTGAGTGAATCGTAA